Proteins found in one Corynebacterium canis genomic segment:
- the eno gene encoding phosphopyruvate hydratase, whose translation MAEIMHVFAREILDSRGNPTVECEVFLDDGSQGVAGVPSGASTGVHEAHELRDGGDRYLGKGVLKAVENVNEEIADALAGVEADDQRVIDQKMIELDGTPNKSRLGANAILGVSMAAAKAAADSANLELFRYVGGPNAHVLPVPMMNIVNGGAHADSGVDVQEFMIAPIGAESFAEALRMGAEVYHTLKSVVKDKGLSTGLGDEGGFAPSVESTKAALDLIVEAINKSGYKLGDDVALALDVASSEFYKDGKYHFEGGEHTAEEMIEVYKQLIEEYPIVSIEDPLQEDDWEGYTALTAAIGDKVQIVGDDFFVTNPERLKEGIAKKAANALLVKVNQIGTLTETFDAVELAHRNGYRCMMSHRSGETEDTTIADLAVALNCGQIKTGAPARSERVAKYNQLLRIEQILGDAAVYAGRDAFPRYSK comes from the coding sequence GTGGCTGAAATTATGCACGTTTTTGCTCGAGAGATTCTGGATTCCCGCGGCAACCCCACCGTGGAATGCGAAGTCTTCCTCGACGATGGTTCTCAGGGTGTCGCCGGCGTTCCTTCGGGCGCATCCACTGGTGTGCACGAAGCCCACGAACTCCGTGATGGCGGCGACCGCTATCTGGGCAAGGGTGTGCTCAAGGCCGTCGAAAATGTAAACGAGGAGATCGCTGACGCCCTCGCCGGGGTCGAGGCTGATGATCAGCGCGTCATTGACCAAAAGATGATCGAGCTTGATGGCACCCCGAACAAGTCCCGCTTGGGCGCCAACGCCATCCTCGGTGTTTCCATGGCCGCCGCCAAGGCCGCCGCGGATTCCGCCAATCTGGAGCTGTTCCGTTATGTGGGTGGCCCGAACGCCCACGTCCTGCCCGTGCCGATGATGAACATCGTCAACGGCGGCGCGCACGCTGACTCCGGCGTGGATGTCCAGGAGTTTATGATCGCCCCGATCGGCGCGGAGTCCTTCGCTGAGGCCCTGCGCATGGGTGCCGAGGTGTACCACACCCTGAAGTCCGTGGTGAAGGACAAGGGCCTTTCCACCGGCCTCGGCGACGAGGGTGGTTTCGCACCTTCTGTCGAATCCACCAAGGCGGCGCTGGACCTGATCGTGGAGGCGATTAACAAGTCCGGCTACAAGCTCGGCGACGATGTTGCCCTCGCCCTTGACGTTGCTTCCTCCGAGTTCTACAAGGACGGCAAGTACCACTTCGAAGGCGGCGAGCACACCGCCGAGGAAATGATCGAGGTGTATAAGCAGCTCATCGAGGAGTACCCGATCGTTTCCATCGAGGACCCGCTACAGGAAGACGATTGGGAGGGCTACACCGCCCTGACCGCCGCCATCGGCGACAAGGTCCAGATCGTCGGCGATGACTTCTTTGTGACCAACCCGGAGCGCCTCAAGGAGGGCATCGCCAAGAAGGCTGCCAACGCCCTGCTCGTGAAGGTGAACCAGATTGGCACCCTGACCGAGACTTTCGACGCCGTGGAGCTCGCCCACCGCAATGGCTACCGCTGCATGATGTCCCACCGCTCCGGCGAGACCGAGGACACCACGATCGCGGACCTGGCCGTCGCCCTGAACTGTGGCCAGATCAAGACCGGTGCCCCCGCCCGCTCTGAGCGCGTGGCAAAGTACAACCAGCTGCTGCGCATTGAACAGATTCTTGGCGACGCCGCGGTATACGCCGGCCGCGACGCCTTCCCCCGCTACAGCAAGTAA
- a CDS encoding FtsB family cell division protein codes for MERTVHRRVQPVTYRRTGSRKPAAQSPQKPPQKRRIRLGATEIGVLVAVSIVVLVMIGMPLRNFFQQRSDIARVTASIEAKEAEKQRLIGELEKYKSEAFLKEQARVRLGVIEPGETAFRILSPELEAESSTGNTQAEEDQQRPWYNLLWESIATEDTDYLIGTPTEEAPATSEVSRLPISPTEAPPPEPAP; via the coding sequence ATGGAACGAACAGTACATCGCCGGGTGCAACCAGTGACGTATCGCCGAACGGGTTCTCGAAAGCCGGCGGCGCAGTCGCCGCAAAAGCCACCCCAAAAACGCCGCATTCGTTTGGGTGCTACCGAGATCGGTGTGCTTGTTGCTGTCTCCATCGTTGTCCTGGTGATGATCGGCATGCCACTGCGGAATTTCTTCCAGCAGCGCAGCGATATCGCTCGCGTTACCGCCAGCATTGAGGCCAAAGAGGCGGAGAAGCAGCGCCTGATCGGCGAGCTGGAAAAGTATAAGTCTGAGGCCTTTTTAAAGGAGCAGGCGCGGGTTCGCCTCGGCGTGATCGAACCCGGTGAGACCGCGTTCCGTATCCTAAGCCCCGAGCTTGAGGCCGAGTCTTCCACCGGCAATACGCAGGCCGAGGAAGACCAGCAACGCCCCTGGTACAACCTGCTTTGGGAATCCATTGCCACCGAGGACACCGATTACCTGATTGGCACTCCCACCGAGGAGGCCCCGGCCACCAGCGAGGTGAGCCGGCTGCCTATCTCGCCGACGGAGGCCCCGCCGCCGGAGCCTGCCCCTTAG
- a CDS encoding DUF501 domain-containing protein → MSAYVDPADIAAVANQLGRTPRGVLEISYRCPDGAPGVVKTAPRLDDGTPFPTLYYLTDPRLTAEASRLEVAHVMKQMTQRLAEDPDLRADYQRAHEHYLAQRNAIEDLGTEFSGGGMPDRVKCLHVLIAYALAEGPDRVRLGTEAVALAAEHAHLRGTAIPADWPTCAELGITLEDFDFSNAEVHP, encoded by the coding sequence ATGAGTGCTTATGTAGATCCTGCTGATATCGCTGCCGTTGCCAACCAATTGGGCCGCACCCCTCGCGGCGTATTAGAGATTTCGTACAGGTGCCCGGATGGCGCGCCCGGTGTGGTCAAGACCGCGCCCCGCCTCGACGATGGAACACCCTTTCCCACCCTGTATTACCTCACGGACCCCCGACTTACCGCCGAGGCGTCTCGGTTAGAGGTCGCGCATGTGATGAAGCAGATGACGCAGCGCCTCGCCGAGGACCCAGATTTACGGGCGGATTATCAGCGCGCCCACGAGCATTACCTCGCCCAGCGCAACGCCATCGAGGATCTTGGCACCGAATTCTCCGGCGGCGGCATGCCGGACCGCGTTAAATGCCTTCACGTGCTGATCGCCTACGCATTGGCGGAGGGTCCGGATCGCGTCCGCCTCGGCACGGAGGCCGTCGCCTTAGCCGCCGAGCATGCTCATTTGCGCGGCACCGCTATTCCCGCCGATTGGCCCACCTGTGCGGAGCTCGGCATTACTTTAGAGGATTTTGATTTTTCGAACGCGGAGGTGCATCCATGA
- a CDS encoding Ppx/GppA phosphatase family protein: MSRYAAIDCGTNSLRLLISQVDNGQTTELVRTMEIVRLGEGVDETGNLSAAALARTRAVLETYADLMLEYRVSDVRMVATSATRDAANKDAFFRMTAEVLGCIRPGYCAEVISGEEEAALSFRGAVADLDPAQGPFCVIDLGGGSTECIVGDHDGTIHGAHSAQMGCVRLTERILGHNPPCDEEIELAANYVEACLEEVCELVPVAKARTFVGCAGTFTTLAALALGLEEYDPKAIHNAELRFDALRLLARHLVTETTEQRAANPVIHPGRADVIAGGSIIVQGILNMAEQHAGVSSLLVSEKDILDGMIAGLSERAAMMR, translated from the coding sequence ATGAGCCGATATGCAGCCATCGATTGCGGCACGAATTCGCTGCGGCTGTTGATTTCCCAGGTGGACAATGGCCAAACCACCGAACTCGTCCGCACCATGGAGATCGTACGTTTGGGCGAAGGCGTGGATGAGACCGGCAACCTGTCCGCCGCGGCGCTGGCCCGCACCCGCGCGGTATTAGAAACTTATGCCGATCTCATGTTGGAGTACCGGGTGAGCGACGTCCGCATGGTCGCCACTTCCGCCACCCGCGACGCCGCCAATAAGGACGCCTTCTTCCGCATGACTGCCGAGGTCCTTGGCTGCATTCGCCCCGGCTATTGCGCCGAGGTCATTTCGGGCGAGGAGGAGGCGGCCCTGTCCTTCCGTGGCGCCGTCGCGGACCTCGATCCCGCCCAGGGTCCGTTCTGCGTTATCGACCTCGGCGGCGGCTCTACCGAATGCATTGTCGGCGATCACGACGGCACGATCCACGGCGCCCACAGCGCCCAAATGGGCTGCGTCAGGCTTACCGAACGCATTCTCGGCCATAACCCGCCCTGCGACGAGGAAATCGAACTCGCCGCCAATTACGTCGAAGCCTGCCTCGAAGAGGTTTGCGAACTTGTGCCCGTCGCCAAGGCCCGCACCTTCGTCGGCTGCGCGGGCACCTTTACCACGCTTGCCGCCCTCGCCCTCGGCCTCGAAGAGTATGACCCCAAGGCCATCCACAACGCCGAATTGCGTTTCGACGCCCTGCGCCTCCTTGCCCGCCACCTCGTCACCGAAACCACCGAACAGCGTGCCGCCAATCCGGTGATCCACCCCGGCCGCGCCGATGTGATCGCCGGCGGCAGCATCATCGTGCAAGGGATCCTCAATATGGCCGAGCAACATGCCGGTGTTTCCTCCTTGCTTGTCTCCGAAAAAGACATCCTGGACGGCATGATTGCTGGGCTTTCGGAACGAGCGGCCATGATGCGCTAA
- a CDS encoding transposase, with amino-acid sequence MSVQIPPVDPDRTFTAEQRREIVLAHAETKHGLKGEFLRAAGVTPRQLYLWRRQLAAGTLDIGLTPRENIPMSDENIVEFSRLTQRNQELEALNAELGAERAKLETERAKWETARAKWETRHAKLEARIAELEKVVADKDAATTAHAKAVEAMGKAIAAMQKYTDR; translated from the coding sequence ATGTCTGTACAGATCCCTCCGGTAGATCCGGACCGGACGTTTACTGCGGAGCAGCGCCGGGAGATCGTGTTGGCCCATGCGGAGACCAAGCATGGTCTGAAGGGAGAGTTCCTCCGGGCGGCCGGGGTGACGCCGCGGCAGTTGTATTTGTGGCGGCGGCAGCTTGCGGCGGGCACGCTCGACATCGGGTTAACACCGCGAGAAAATATTCCTATGAGTGATGAAAATATCGTGGAGTTTTCTCGGCTGACACAGCGCAATCAGGAGTTGGAGGCGCTTAACGCCGAGCTGGGGGCGGAGCGTGCGAAGCTGGAGACCGAGCGCGCGAAGTGGGAGACTGCGCGCGCGAAGTGGGAAACACGTCACGCCAAATTGGAGGCGCGGATCGCTGAATTGGAAAAGGTGGTTGCGGATAAGGATGCTGCCACCACTGCGCATGCCAAGGCGGTGGAGGCGATGGGAAAAGCTATCGCCGCCATGCAAAAATATACCGATCGTTGA
- a CDS encoding DDE-type integrase/transposase/recombinase — protein sequence MRGGRKLSPEQQADFDEFVKLEDHILELLAAAGYTQNAALKLLGLAKTTLYYRRHPRPKKPPQHPKAAPPKTISAPERQRIAALLRDGREQGLSVYKIFFSHVDSEEPLLGSLRTFYRVNNEIKTVPAPLRHGAPRAPQPPRIVTATRPGEVLCWDITWLPGSFMTKGFHLYTVLDLHSRKIVGHTVQLRQDKHIATDLIAQVIAAEQLNHAKVRVLHTDNGAVMTSTQMRQMLDANGVELSLIRPGVSNDNPFEESSHRTLKHHRYALTSYPNIKAAANTMASIIDAYNNHDPHSGLAGFTPQQVYTGEWKPLLKHRKAKEEIYYNTYPQRRPPRSMFQPPPATVGIKIGTPPPTPQNQVQ from the coding sequence ATGCGTGGTGGCCGGAAACTTTCCCCAGAGCAGCAAGCCGATTTCGATGAGTTCGTTAAGCTTGAAGACCATATTTTAGAGTTGCTTGCGGCGGCTGGCTATACCCAAAACGCGGCATTGAAGCTGCTTGGGCTTGCGAAAACAACCCTGTATTACCGGCGGCATCCGCGGCCGAAGAAACCACCACAACACCCAAAGGCCGCGCCGCCGAAAACGATTAGCGCCCCGGAGCGTCAACGTATCGCCGCATTGCTTCGCGACGGTCGTGAGCAGGGATTATCGGTCTATAAAATCTTTTTCAGCCATGTCGATTCCGAGGAGCCCTTGCTCGGCTCATTGCGGACGTTTTACCGCGTGAACAATGAAATCAAAACGGTGCCAGCACCGCTGCGCCACGGCGCGCCACGGGCGCCGCAACCACCACGAATAGTGACCGCGACACGGCCCGGCGAAGTCCTGTGCTGGGATATCACCTGGCTCCCCGGATCCTTTATGACCAAGGGATTTCACCTCTACACCGTGCTGGACTTGCACTCCCGTAAAATCGTCGGCCACACCGTACAACTGCGCCAAGACAAACACATCGCCACCGACCTCATCGCCCAAGTCATCGCCGCCGAGCAGCTCAACCACGCCAAGGTCCGAGTCCTGCACACCGACAACGGTGCTGTCATGACCTCCACCCAAATGCGCCAAATGCTCGACGCCAACGGCGTAGAACTCTCACTCATCCGCCCCGGAGTATCCAACGACAACCCTTTCGAAGAATCCTCCCACCGCACACTCAAACACCACCGCTACGCCTTAACCAGCTACCCCAATATCAAGGCCGCCGCCAACACCATGGCCTCCATCATCGACGCCTACAACAACCACGACCCACACAGCGGCCTCGCCGGATTCACCCCACAACAGGTCTACACCGGCGAATGGAAACCACTACTCAAACACCGCAAAGCAAAGGAAGAAATCTACTACAACACCTACCCCCAACGACGCCCACCACGATCCATGTTCCAACCACCACCAGCCACCGTCGGCATCAAAATCGGAACACCACCACCAACCCCACAAAACCAAGTACAATAA
- a CDS encoding SDR family oxidoreductase: MLNILAIGGTGSVGRHVVDTATKAGHKVRVLSRRPASTPGVETVVGDLTDPNTLTSAVDGIDAVVFTHGSHTGEDAIRDVDYQGVLNVLRAIGDRPVRIALMTAIGVTYRDSYYNKTMKAHDWKRRSERLVRASGHPYTIVRPGWFDYNEADQQELHFLQGDTRRNAGPADGAIARSQLAEVLVAALTSPGAEGKTFELVAERGPAQSDLEPLFAKLDADVGLDGPRDENNQPVAEEPAAVIADLQQITSIAAK; encoded by the coding sequence ATGCTCAATATTTTGGCCATTGGCGGCACCGGCAGCGTCGGACGACACGTGGTAGACACCGCCACCAAGGCAGGACACAAGGTCCGCGTGCTATCGCGTCGCCCGGCGAGCACGCCTGGGGTGGAAACCGTGGTCGGAGACCTCACCGATCCGAACACGCTCACGAGCGCGGTCGACGGCATCGATGCGGTAGTGTTCACCCACGGCTCCCATACCGGCGAGGATGCAATCCGCGACGTCGATTATCAGGGCGTGCTGAATGTCCTGCGGGCCATCGGGGATCGGCCAGTGCGCATCGCGCTCATGACCGCCATCGGAGTCACATACCGCGACAGCTACTACAACAAAACGATGAAAGCGCACGACTGGAAGCGACGCTCCGAACGCCTCGTACGCGCAAGCGGACACCCTTACACCATCGTGCGCCCCGGCTGGTTCGACTACAACGAAGCCGACCAGCAGGAACTGCACTTTCTGCAAGGCGACACGCGGCGCAACGCCGGACCCGCCGATGGGGCCATCGCACGTTCACAACTTGCCGAAGTGCTCGTAGCTGCACTGACCTCCCCTGGCGCGGAGGGCAAAACCTTCGAGCTCGTTGCCGAACGCGGTCCGGCGCAATCCGACCTCGAACCGCTGTTTGCCAAACTGGATGCGGACGTAGGTCTGGACGGGCCTCGTGACGAGAACAACCAGCCCGTGGCTGAGGAGCCCGCCGCCGTCATCGCAGATCTCCAACAGATCACCAGCATCGCCGCCAAATAA
- a CDS encoding aldo/keto reductase has product MEYRLLGRTGVSVSPLCLGSMMFGEWGNKDESASIRIIHAALDAGINFIDTADIYSYGESEQIVGKALRGRREDVFLATKFFIPMKEAPNYRGGSRRWIMRAVEDSLRRLQTDHLDLYQVHRPSADTDVAETLGALSDLVHQGKVRYIGSSSYSASQIVEAQWVSRDRHLERFVTEQPPYSILVRGIEEDILPTTQRYGMGTLTYSPLSGGWLSGRWRKGANAQPTATVRPSARFDMTSPDNQRKLDIVEQLAQLADEYDLTLIELAIAFVINHPGVTSAIVGPRTIEQLEAYLPAADIKLPAELLDRIDELVKPGVTINPDDNSYGDHDLQPRLRRR; this is encoded by the coding sequence ATGGAATACCGACTACTTGGCCGGACGGGAGTGTCCGTCAGCCCTTTGTGCCTGGGCAGCATGATGTTCGGCGAATGGGGCAATAAGGACGAGTCCGCCAGCATCCGCATCATCCACGCCGCGTTGGACGCCGGCATCAACTTCATTGACACCGCCGATATTTACTCCTATGGGGAGTCCGAACAAATCGTCGGAAAGGCGCTGCGTGGGCGGCGCGAAGACGTGTTCCTAGCCACCAAGTTCTTTATCCCCATGAAGGAAGCGCCGAACTACCGTGGCGGATCCCGGCGGTGGATCATGCGCGCGGTGGAAGACTCCCTGCGCCGCCTCCAAACCGACCACCTGGACCTATATCAGGTGCACCGTCCCTCCGCCGACACGGATGTGGCCGAAACCCTCGGCGCGTTAAGCGACCTGGTGCACCAAGGCAAGGTGCGCTACATCGGATCCTCCTCCTACTCCGCAAGCCAAATCGTGGAAGCGCAGTGGGTGTCGCGGGACCGGCACCTGGAGCGCTTTGTCACCGAACAGCCCCCGTACTCCATCCTGGTGCGCGGCATCGAGGAAGATATCCTGCCCACCACGCAACGCTACGGCATGGGCACCCTTACCTACAGCCCGCTTTCGGGCGGTTGGCTATCCGGCCGGTGGCGCAAAGGTGCGAACGCCCAGCCGACCGCCACCGTGCGGCCCAGCGCCCGCTTCGATATGACCAGCCCCGATAACCAGCGGAAACTCGATATCGTGGAGCAGCTGGCGCAGCTGGCCGATGAGTACGACCTGACGCTTATCGAACTCGCGATCGCCTTTGTGATCAACCATCCCGGCGTCACCTCGGCGATCGTCGGCCCACGCACCATCGAACAATTGGAGGCCTACCTGCCCGCCGCGGACATCAAACTCCCCGCGGAGCTGCTCGACCGCATCGACGAGCTGGTCAAACCCGGGGTGACCATCAACCCAGACGACAACAGCTACGGCGACCACGACCTACAACCCAGGTTGCGGCGCCGATAA
- a CDS encoding aldo/keto reductase, producing MSTPTLKLNNDVEIPALGFGVFQSAPEETTAAVAEALRVGYRHIDTAAAYGNEREVGQAIATSGLDRSEIFLETKVWISDYGFDETLHAYEKATKKLGVEQLDLLILHQPLPTAFERTIEAYRALEKLYAEGHVRAIGVSNFMPNHLANLLRATEIVPAVNQIEIHPYFQQRQLLAVNTSHGVLNQAWSPIGGITFYPGFGEDRKSTLEDPTLIQIANAHGKTPAQVMLRWHIQQGRSAIPKSVKPHRIAENFDVFDFELSAEELARIDALDTGHRGGPDPADITLDNYGFPIPEA from the coding sequence ATGAGCACACCAACACTGAAACTCAACAACGACGTGGAAATCCCCGCGCTCGGCTTCGGCGTATTCCAATCCGCGCCCGAGGAAACCACCGCTGCCGTGGCGGAGGCGCTGCGCGTGGGATACCGGCACATTGACACGGCCGCCGCCTACGGAAACGAACGCGAAGTCGGGCAAGCCATCGCCACCTCCGGGCTGGACCGCTCCGAAATCTTCCTGGAAACCAAGGTTTGGATCAGCGACTACGGCTTCGACGAAACCCTGCACGCCTACGAAAAAGCCACCAAAAAGCTCGGCGTGGAGCAGCTGGACCTGCTGATCCTGCACCAGCCGCTGCCCACCGCATTCGAACGCACTATTGAGGCGTACCGGGCGCTGGAAAAGCTCTACGCGGAAGGCCACGTGCGGGCGATCGGCGTGAGCAATTTTATGCCCAACCACCTTGCTAACCTCCTGCGCGCCACGGAAATTGTGCCCGCCGTGAACCAGATTGAGATCCACCCCTACTTCCAGCAACGCCAATTGCTCGCGGTAAACACCAGCCACGGCGTGCTGAACCAGGCGTGGTCGCCGATCGGGGGCATCACCTTCTACCCTGGGTTTGGCGAAGACCGCAAAAGCACCCTGGAGGACCCAACGCTGATCCAGATCGCTAACGCCCACGGCAAAACCCCTGCACAGGTGATGCTGCGGTGGCATATTCAGCAAGGGCGTTCGGCGATTCCGAAGTCTGTGAAGCCGCACCGGATCGCAGAAAATTTCGACGTATTCGACTTCGAACTCAGCGCCGAAGAACTCGCGCGTATCGACGCCCTGGACACCGGCCACCGCGGCGGGCCCGACCCCGCAGACATCACCCTAGACAACTACGGATTCCCGATTCCGGAGGCATAA
- a CDS encoding helix-turn-helix domain-containing protein has protein sequence MSAFPQPTLFWCQEGSVSIRTGAETTNLRAGAALYASASTVVEERGLVLPLPADSARSLVSRRVFFGPGWESVMLREFSLAVADPDYILPDSLAALCEAPATLPPMPNAPEALRVAECLVENTADQTPLEGFAERFGVSSRTIQRQFISGTGLSFSEWRAGARVAAAAELLSMDFSVAVAANLVGFSATSSLTRAFRRHTGHPPSAFTAGAVGMGEVGKPPRCEAYTVFPTDTDVVWWIMQGTATLVDGDYCRFMAADETATLTAHSNARIDVASGSIVFPLPRHLMFTDHPSLKAIADAYRADRSLGTSEVLAKKMERARELLRSGQRPKDVGIAVGYGTHSAFSRAFKFVQGVTPRDFQRGV, from the coding sequence ATGTCTGCATTCCCACAGCCGACGCTGTTTTGGTGCCAGGAAGGCTCGGTGAGCATTCGAACGGGGGCTGAGACTACTAATTTACGCGCGGGGGCGGCATTGTATGCGAGCGCGTCGACAGTGGTAGAGGAGCGCGGCCTTGTGCTTCCGCTCCCTGCGGATTCTGCGCGTTCGCTGGTGTCGCGCAGGGTCTTTTTCGGCCCGGGTTGGGAATCCGTCATGTTGCGGGAGTTTTCGTTGGCGGTGGCGGATCCGGACTATATCCTGCCGGATTCGTTGGCTGCGCTGTGCGAGGCGCCGGCCACTTTGCCGCCGATGCCGAATGCTCCGGAGGCGTTGCGCGTTGCGGAATGCTTGGTGGAAAATACGGCCGATCAGACGCCCCTGGAGGGGTTCGCCGAGCGTTTCGGCGTGAGCTCGCGGACTATCCAGCGCCAGTTTATTTCCGGTACCGGCCTTTCCTTTAGCGAATGGCGCGCGGGCGCCCGGGTTGCCGCCGCCGCCGAGCTGTTGAGCATGGACTTTTCCGTGGCCGTCGCCGCGAACTTGGTTGGTTTTTCCGCCACGAGTAGTTTGACGCGCGCGTTCCGGAGGCATACTGGCCATCCGCCGTCTGCGTTTACCGCGGGCGCGGTGGGCATGGGCGAGGTGGGCAAGCCGCCGCGCTGCGAGGCGTACACGGTGTTCCCGACGGATACTGACGTGGTGTGGTGGATCATGCAAGGCACCGCCACCCTCGTGGACGGCGATTATTGCCGCTTTATGGCCGCCGATGAAACCGCCACGTTGACCGCTCACAGTAACGCGCGTATCGACGTCGCGTCCGGCTCCATCGTCTTCCCCCTGCCGCGGCACTTGATGTTCACGGACCATCCGAGCTTGAAGGCTATCGCGGATGCGTACCGTGCGGATCGGAGCCTTGGGACTTCAGAAGTATTGGCGAAAAAGATGGAACGGGCACGCGAATTATTGCGCAGTGGGCAGCGCCCGAAGGATGTTGGAATCGCGGTGGGTTACGGCACGCATAGCGCCTTTAGCAGGGCTTTTAAGTTCGTGCAGGGTGTTACCCCGAGGGACTTCCAGCGGGGCGTCTGA
- a CDS encoding Bax inhibitor-1/YccA family protein → MRSSNPVFSSLAGTRNRAVQNQFQGYPADPYSQYPSAGPVATERPITVDDVITKTGITLGIIVAMAVLNFGIAMVSPSLAMMLTFVGAIGGLITVLIATFGRKYGSAAITLIYAAFEGLFVGGISLIFSGVLVGKGADAGTMIGQAVLGTVGVFLGMLYVYKTGAVKVTPRFQRIMTASIVGVLVLAVGNMLLYMFTGANPLTNGGPLAIIFSLVCIGLAAFSFLQDFDAADQLVRAGAPARMAWGVALGLAVTLVWLYTEILRLLSYFRNG, encoded by the coding sequence GTGCGTAGTAGTAACCCTGTATTCAGTTCGCTGGCAGGCACCCGAAATAGGGCCGTCCAGAATCAGTTCCAGGGCTACCCGGCGGACCCATACTCCCAGTACCCTTCCGCAGGCCCCGTAGCCACGGAGCGGCCCATCACCGTCGATGATGTGATTACTAAGACCGGCATTACGCTCGGCATTATCGTTGCAATGGCGGTGCTGAACTTTGGCATCGCCATGGTGAGCCCCTCGCTGGCCATGATGCTTACCTTTGTGGGCGCTATCGGCGGTCTGATCACGGTGCTGATCGCCACCTTTGGCCGCAAGTATGGTTCCGCAGCGATCACCCTCATCTACGCCGCCTTTGAGGGCCTGTTCGTTGGTGGCATTTCGCTGATCTTCTCCGGTGTGCTCGTTGGCAAGGGCGCTGATGCCGGAACGATGATCGGGCAGGCGGTGCTGGGCACCGTGGGCGTGTTCCTGGGCATGCTGTATGTGTACAAGACGGGTGCCGTAAAGGTCACCCCGCGATTCCAGCGGATTATGACGGCTTCCATTGTGGGCGTGCTGGTGCTCGCGGTGGGCAATATGCTGCTGTACATGTTTACCGGCGCAAACCCGCTGACCAATGGCGGCCCGCTGGCGATCATCTTCTCGCTGGTGTGCATCGGCCTGGCGGCCTTCAGCTTCCTGCAGGACTTTGACGCCGCGGATCAATTGGTCCGCGCCGGTGCCCCCGCCCGCATGGCCTGGGGCGTGGCGCTCGGCTTGGCCGTGACCCTGGTGTGGTTGTACACCGAGATCCTCCGCCTGCTGAGCTACTTCCGGAACGGCTAG
- the greA gene encoding transcription elongation factor GreA, whose protein sequence is MAEIQKQYITPETKKKLEEELNALIAHRPVVAAEINERREEGDLKENAGYDAAREMQDQEEARIKQISEILANSTTERAGLEEGVAHVGSVVHVYYNGDQNQKETFLIGTRAAASDNKDLETYSEHAPLGAAILGAREGDTREYTAPNGTVISVTIVSAEPYNSDKAATLRSS, encoded by the coding sequence ATGGCTGAGATCCAGAAGCAATACATCACGCCGGAAACCAAGAAAAAGCTGGAAGAAGAGCTGAACGCGCTCATCGCCCACCGCCCGGTCGTTGCCGCTGAAATCAACGAGCGCCGTGAGGAAGGCGACCTTAAAGAAAACGCCGGTTACGATGCCGCCCGCGAGATGCAGGACCAGGAAGAGGCCCGCATCAAACAAATCTCCGAGATTCTGGCGAACTCGACCACGGAACGCGCCGGCCTGGAGGAAGGCGTGGCGCACGTCGGCTCGGTAGTACACGTGTACTACAACGGTGATCAGAACCAGAAGGAAACCTTCCTTATCGGTACCCGCGCCGCCGCCTCCGATAACAAAGATTTGGAAACCTACTCTGAGCACGCGCCGCTGGGTGCTGCAATTTTGGGGGCACGCGAAGGTGACACCCGCGAGTACACCGCACCAAATGGCACCGTCATTTCCGTGACCATTGTGTCTGCGGAGCCTTACAATTCTGATAAGGCAGCGACTCTTCGCTCCAGCTAA
- a CDS encoding DUF4307 domain-containing protein encodes MSDTRPAERYAADPAKGNISGKLIAVGAVIFAVIAIIVVFQYFQKINSATVTATQTGFERIADDRLRISVDVTRKNTEEATYCIVTALNYDKAEVGRREFRIEPGGNATERFQVEIPTRDLPVAGTVYGCHNNVPSYLTAGS; translated from the coding sequence ATGTCCGACACCCGCCCCGCCGAACGCTACGCCGCTGACCCCGCAAAGGGGAACATCAGCGGCAAACTCATTGCCGTTGGGGCCGTGATCTTCGCCGTCATCGCCATCATCGTGGTGTTCCAATACTTTCAGAAAATCAATAGCGCAACCGTGACCGCCACCCAGACCGGATTCGAACGCATCGCCGATGACCGGTTGCGGATTTCCGTGGACGTCACGCGGAAGAACACCGAGGAGGCGACCTATTGCATTGTCACAGCTTTGAACTACGACAAGGCCGAGGTGGGGCGCCGCGAATTCCGCATCGAACCGGGCGGAAACGCCACGGAACGCTTCCAGGTGGAGATCCCCACCCGCGACCTGCCCGTCGCTGGCACCGTGTACGGTTGCCACAATAACGTGCCTTCATACCTCACAGCGGGGTCTTAG